CACCTTATGAAAAACGGGCGGTCCTGCAGCATGGTAGTAAGAGATAATGTGGAAGGCTCCCCTTCCTGAATGTAAGTAAATTTATCTTTTGAAATTTCAAGATTTTTGCCGCACGAAACAAAAAGCATTGCCGATAAAAAAAATAACGGCAATAGTCTGTAACGCATTTTTACTTTCCGCGCCGGGTAAGCAGTTCCACAGCCTTAAGCCTGGACATTTCGCGCATCAGTTCCATCTGTATCCTGTCGTAATCCACATCCTGCTGCGTCTTGGACTTAAGAAGTTTTTCCTGCTCTTCCTTGTTACGTTTAATACGCTCTATGTCAAATTCACCGGCCTTGTCCACGGTTTCAACAAGAAGCACGGCGCTGTCATGCGCCACTTCAATATATCCGCCGCTGACTGCCATTAATTCCTGCGTGTTGTCGGGTTTTTTTAATTCAACCACACCCGGCGCCAGCGCAGTGGCAAACGGCGCGTGCCCCGGAAGTATTCCAAATTCACCGTCAATCCCGGGCGCCACAAGGCTTTTTATTTCGCCTTCAAATATTTTCTTATCCGGCGTGACTATGTCAAGTTTTATCAAATTGGCCATTTTTTTTCTCCGTTACACCATTGTCTTTGCGCGTTCAATTACTTCATCAATGCTGCCTGTCATATAGAAAGCCTGTTCCGGAAGGTTGTCAAGTTCACCGGAGACAAGTTTCTTAAAGCCCGATACTGTTTCCTTTACAGGCACGTATTTTCCTTCCTGGCCTGTAAACGCCGAAGCCACAAAGAACGGCTGGCTTAAGTATTTCTGTATCCTTCTTGCCCTTCCGACTATAAGCCTGTCCGCTTCAGCAAGTTCATCTATACCAAGGATGGCTATGATGTCCTGAAGGTCTTTGTACCTTTGAAGGATTCGCTGCACTTCTTTGGCCACATTATAGTGTTCTTCACCGACAATTTCCGGAGTAAGAATGGACGATGTGGAATCAAGCGGGTCAACCGCGGGATAAATACCAAGAGATGTAAGCGCCCTGTTAAGAACGGTTGTCGCGTCAAGATGCGCGAAAGCCGTAGCCGGCGCCGGGTCAGTTAAGTCATCGGCAGGAACATATATGGCCTGAACCGATGTGATGGAGCCTTTTTTAGTTGAAGTGATACGTTCCTGAAGCTCCGCCATTTCTGTTGAAAGGTTAGGCTGGTAGCCTACAGCTGAAGGCATACGCCCTAAGAGCGCGGAAACTTCCGAACCTGCCTGCGTGAAACGGAAAATATTGTCTATGAATAACAGAACGTCTTTTCCCGCTTCATCCCTGAAATATTCAGCTTCTGTAAGGCCTGTTAAACCAACCCTTAACCTTGCACCCGGGGGTTCGTTCATCTGACCGTATATAAGCGACGTCTTGCTTATAACGCCGGATTCCATCATTTCATTTCTTAAGTCTGTACCTTCCCTTGTACGCTCGCCGACTCCCGCGAATACTGAATAGCCGCCGTGTTCCTGCGCGATGTTTCTGATAAGTTCCATAATAACAACCGTCTTACCCACGCCGGCACCGCCGAACAAGCCGACCTTTCCGCCTTTAGGGTACGGACAAAGCAGGTCAATAACCTTGATACCTGTTTCTAACATTTCTGTTTTAATTGCCTGTTCTTCAAATGAAGGCGGACGCCTTCTGATAACGCTGAACTTGTCTGTTTTAACCGGCCCCATATAATCAACCGGTTCGCCAAGCACGTTTAACACCCTTCCAAGCGTGGCTTCGCCGACAGGCACCCTGATAGGTTCGCCTGTGTCCGTTGCCTTCATACCGCGGCTTATGCCGTCTGTGGAGCTCATGGCAACGCAGCGCACAGTGTTGTCGCCCACGTGGGTGGCAACCTCTGTTGTTAAATTAATTTCGTGTTCTTCGCCGTTCATTTCATATTTTCCTGTCACCTTTACGGCGTTGTAAATTTCAGGAAGTTTTCCCGAAAATTCAATATCTATGATAGGCCCTATAACCTGTACCACTTTTCCTTCGCTCATGCTTTCTTCCTCCTTAAATATTGGCTCTTGGCCGTTTTATTGTTTTTATATTTACTATCCTTTTATTGCGTTTGCTCCGCCTACAATTTCAAGAATTTCATTTGTAATTGCCGCCTGCCTTGTCTTGTTTGCCAGAAGTGTAAGGCTGCGTATCATGTCGTTCGCGTTATTGGTGGCTTTTTCCATCGAAGCCATCCTGACCCCGTGTTCGGAAGCCTGCGATTCAAGCACAGCGCTGTAGATGGTTGTCTTAACGTACCTTACAAACAGATTTTCCAGCACAGCTTTTTCCGAAGGTTCATATATAAAATCCCTTTTAGCGTGCTGTTCGGTGCTGCCTTCAAAAACCACCGGCAGAAGCTGTTTCTTGATAATATTCTGTGTTAAATTTGTCTGGAATTTGCTGTAGATAAGCGTGACCTTTCCGTATTTGCCG
The Candidatus Goldiibacteriota bacterium genome window above contains:
- the atpD gene encoding F0F1 ATP synthase subunit beta encodes the protein MSEGKVVQVIGPIIDIEFSGKLPEIYNAVKVTGKYEMNGEEHEINLTTEVATHVGDNTVRCVAMSSTDGISRGMKATDTGEPIRVPVGEATLGRVLNVLGEPVDYMGPVKTDKFSVIRRRPPSFEEQAIKTEMLETGIKVIDLLCPYPKGGKVGLFGGAGVGKTVVIMELIRNIAQEHGGYSVFAGVGERTREGTDLRNEMMESGVISKTSLIYGQMNEPPGARLRVGLTGLTEAEYFRDEAGKDVLLFIDNIFRFTQAGSEVSALLGRMPSAVGYQPNLSTEMAELQERITSTKKGSITSVQAIYVPADDLTDPAPATAFAHLDATTVLNRALTSLGIYPAVDPLDSTSSILTPEIVGEEHYNVAKEVQRILQRYKDLQDIIAILGIDELAEADRLIVGRARRIQKYLSQPFFVASAFTGQEGKYVPVKETVSGFKKLVSGELDNLPEQAFYMTGSIDEVIERAKTMV
- the atpC gene encoding ATP synthase F1 subunit epsilon gives rise to the protein MANLIKLDIVTPDKKIFEGEIKSLVAPGIDGEFGILPGHAPFATALAPGVVELKKPDNTQELMAVSGGYIEVAHDSAVLLVETVDKAGEFDIERIKRNKEEQEKLLKSKTQQDVDYDRIQMELMREMSRLKAVELLTRRGK